The Mesobacillus jeotgali genome window below encodes:
- a CDS encoding GNAT family N-acetyltransferase has protein sequence MLETANVRLAVSDDGQRIIKLLKTIAQWMQGHGINQWQYLLSGGDDNEILEAVKHQETYIVQSDEELIATFTLSNTQSEWDRHIFGESNEEDSVYLHRLAILPKHMGKGLGKEILQWIEQNYSTDKNYLKLDCVADNSKLNQFYLANGFLYLGETDQHSKYQKKL, from the coding sequence TTGCTTGAAACAGCAAACGTAAGACTTGCTGTCAGTGATGACGGACAGCGAATCATTAAGTTGCTTAAAACTATTGCGCAATGGATGCAGGGCCATGGCATCAATCAATGGCAATACTTACTAAGTGGTGGCGATGATAATGAAATTTTGGAAGCTGTAAAACACCAGGAAACATATATTGTCCAGTCAGATGAAGAATTAATCGCTACCTTCACCCTCTCGAATACCCAAAGTGAATGGGACAGACATATATTTGGTGAGTCAAATGAAGAAGACTCGGTCTATCTCCATAGGCTTGCTATTTTACCAAAACATATGGGCAAAGGTTTGGGAAAAGAAATATTGCAATGGATTGAGCAAAATTATTCAACTGACAAGAACTACCTTAAATTAGACTGTGTTGCTGACAACAGCAAATTGAATCAATTTTATTTGGCAAATGGATTTCTATACCTCGGTGAAACAGACCAACACAGTAAATATCAAAAAAAGTTGTAA
- a CDS encoding ABC transporter permease, protein MRKVLPIAFLHLKTMFKTPSAIILMFVMPIFFSIIFGGIGSEGTSGDKPVVMMAAKNDESNSRIIDLMSSNSQYKWLKADEKKAREAVEKQEAMAAVIITESVAENHELKKPLFQIVVQRKTQEFLALSSYVEGVGRTVTSALEMSPGQEPAAFNAILEKASAREPLDISSEIIQKEESKTGSVGMLAIGFTIMFMMFGISGAASAILDEKVGGTWQRLLTSPTTKAQVMTGYLFSYFLMGAIQLTVLMIVMYVIYGSMWGNLFYFIPFAALVIITIVGFGLMMAGIVKTRQQASALSAVLIVSTCMLGGVYWPIEIVPEFMQQIAKAVPQSWMITGFREIVSGSLYLPALRNSTAVLLVFSLVFFTIGLRRMKYE, encoded by the coding sequence ATGCGTAAAGTTTTACCGATTGCATTCTTACATTTGAAAACTATGTTTAAAACGCCATCGGCAATTATTCTGATGTTTGTCATGCCGATTTTTTTCAGTATTATTTTTGGAGGGATTGGTTCTGAAGGAACATCAGGGGATAAACCGGTCGTGATGATGGCAGCAAAAAATGATGAAAGTAACAGCAGGATTATCGATTTAATGTCTTCAAACAGCCAGTATAAATGGCTTAAGGCGGATGAGAAAAAAGCTCGGGAAGCTGTCGAAAAACAAGAAGCCATGGCAGCGGTAATCATTACAGAATCAGTAGCAGAGAATCATGAACTGAAGAAGCCGCTTTTTCAAATAGTGGTTCAGAGGAAAACGCAGGAGTTTCTTGCACTAAGCAGTTATGTTGAAGGTGTTGGAAGGACTGTTACTTCAGCACTTGAAATGTCTCCCGGACAAGAACCTGCTGCTTTCAATGCTATACTCGAGAAAGCTTCAGCTCGTGAACCATTGGATATCAGCAGTGAAATCATCCAAAAAGAAGAATCAAAAACTGGTTCCGTCGGCATGCTGGCGATCGGCTTTACAATTATGTTCATGATGTTCGGAATTTCAGGAGCAGCCTCCGCCATTCTTGATGAAAAGGTCGGAGGAACATGGCAGCGCCTGCTTACCTCACCAACGACGAAAGCTCAGGTGATGACTGGTTATTTATTTTCCTATTTCTTGATGGGAGCAATCCAATTAACCGTCCTCATGATCGTTATGTACGTAATTTATGGTTCCATGTGGGGGAATTTATTCTATTTCATCCCATTTGCAGCACTGGTCATCATCACGATTGTCGGATTTGGCCTCATGATGGCAGGCATCGTAAAAACAAGACAGCAGGCAAGTGCATTGAGCGCTGTGTTAATTGTCAGCACCTGCATGCTGGGAGGAGTTTATTGGCCAATTGAGATAGTCCCTGAATTCATGCAGCAAATAGCCAAAGCGGTGCCTCAAAGCTGGATGATCACAGGATTCCGTGAAATCGTCAGTGGAAGCCTGTATCTCCCTGCGCTCCGTAATTCCACAGCAGTCTTGCTTGTATTCAGCCTCGTGTTCTTCACAATTGGCTTGAGAAGGATGAAATATGAGTGA
- a CDS encoding response regulator transcription factor: MNLMIIDDHEIVRDGLSMLLQQSFCIDGRICACDGYEAVKAAAEFPADLVLLDLSMPGGLDGMTTLERLRKLLPDAKIVIFSMHDDIMYQKKAYEAGADGYLIKQLKRDDLIQSLDKILANQKVFDTHIWEDDSDGDQVNLVDLPITKREKEVFILTVKGYSQKDIAERLDISVKTVENHRQKIGEKLGTHKRYEWVETARKYNVFQP; this comes from the coding sequence ATGAACCTGATGATTATCGATGATCATGAAATCGTCCGTGACGGTTTAAGCATGCTGCTGCAGCAATCTTTTTGCATTGATGGCAGGATTTGTGCCTGCGATGGCTATGAAGCTGTTAAAGCTGCGGCTGAATTTCCCGCCGATCTCGTACTGCTTGACCTTTCAATGCCAGGCGGCCTGGACGGTATGACAACCCTGGAAAGGCTGCGGAAACTGCTTCCGGATGCCAAAATAGTCATTTTTTCGATGCATGATGATATCATGTATCAAAAGAAGGCTTATGAGGCAGGGGCAGACGGCTATTTAATCAAACAGCTGAAGCGGGACGATCTAATCCAATCGCTTGATAAAATTCTGGCCAACCAGAAAGTGTTCGATACACATATATGGGAAGATGATTCGGATGGTGACCAAGTCAATCTTGTCGACCTCCCGATCACAAAGCGTGAAAAGGAAGTTTTCATCCTGACTGTTAAAGGATATTCCCAAAAAGATATCGCTGAAAGGCTGGATATTTCAGTGAAGACCGTGGAAAACCATCGTCAAAAAATCGGTGAGAAGCTAGGTACCCATAAACGGTATGAATGGGTCGAAACAGCACGAAAATATAATGTATTCCAACCTTAG
- a CDS encoding histidine kinase, producing MEMQTEFLSEIVDHLPEGMIVMDKNRTIHYLNEKAFDMTGWKLGETVPYCTYCQEREVEENENRCILTTDDPIPFFNSHLAVYEGLEEFEMSLKKMTISEEIYYVLRIRPPVQNENSERARFHELLVQETLLAQEAERKRIAMELHDHIGQSVYSIFLGLEVIKQNISVDKYQNHVTNMVNVMEKTLQDIKRLTKSLRPEIVYDIGLEKSLVQAVKDWKKLYQIEIFLDMDINREHDLDPEKELHLFRIIQESITNSVRHGKANYFSIHLKSNYQYIFFQLYDNGNGFISEGCKTKGLGLKHMYERCKMLDGDIKWISKEGGPTRVEGFVSLIKAEGERI from the coding sequence ATGGAGATGCAAACTGAGTTTTTATCAGAGATTGTTGACCATCTGCCCGAGGGCATGATTGTTATGGATAAAAATCGGACAATTCATTACCTTAATGAAAAAGCTTTTGACATGACTGGCTGGAAGCTTGGAGAGACGGTGCCGTACTGTACCTATTGCCAGGAACGGGAAGTGGAAGAGAATGAAAATCGCTGTATTCTGACTACCGATGACCCGATTCCTTTTTTCAACTCTCATCTGGCAGTGTATGAAGGACTTGAAGAGTTTGAAATGTCATTGAAAAAGATGACTATATCGGAAGAGATATATTATGTGCTAAGGATCCGGCCGCCTGTACAGAATGAAAATAGTGAACGGGCCCGCTTTCATGAGCTGCTTGTTCAAGAAACGTTGCTGGCACAGGAGGCTGAGCGTAAAAGGATTGCCATGGAACTTCATGATCATATCGGCCAGAGTGTCTATAGCATTTTCCTTGGTCTCGAGGTTATCAAACAGAATATAAGCGTTGATAAATATCAAAATCATGTTACCAATATGGTCAATGTCATGGAAAAAACCCTTCAAGATATTAAACGCCTGACTAAAAGCCTCAGACCTGAAATCGTCTATGATATCGGTTTGGAAAAGTCCCTGGTGCAGGCCGTGAAGGACTGGAAAAAGCTGTACCAGATAGAAATTTTCCTGGATATGGATATAAATCGCGAGCATGATTTGGATCCTGAAAAAGAACTGCATCTATTCAGGATTATCCAGGAAAGTATCACAAATTCAGTCCGCCACGGAAAAGCCAATTATTTTTCGATTCATTTAAAAAGCAACTATCAATATATCTTTTTCCAATTATACGACAATGGTAATGGCTTTATTTCAGAGGGTTGCAAAACGAAAGGGCTCGGTCTGAAGCATATGTATGAACGCTGCAAAATGCTTGATGGCGACATCAAGTGGATCAGTAAAGAAGGCGGTCCAACTAGGGTGGAAGGGTTTGTATCTTTAATAAAAGCGGAGGGAGAGAGAATATGA
- a CDS encoding IS1182 family transposase, whose translation MMSMQQSIKLSPYMGLYDLIVPKDNMLRQINDLVDFTFVYEELKDKYCLDNGRNAIDPIRMFKYLLLKTIHDLSDVDIVDRSKYDMSFKYFLDMTPEEEVIDPSSLTKFRKLRLKDINLLDLLINKTVEIALEKEIIKSKSIIVDATHTKARYNQMKPKEVLMERSKKLRKAIYQIDESMKSKFPSKTKTDVLEDEIAYSQKLIEVIEKEETLIQYPVVKEQLNLLKETVADDLEQIKCSKDHDAKVGHKTADSSFFGYKTHLAMSEERIITAAVITTGEKNDGKQLQTLIEKSEDAGIQVETVIGDAAYSEKDNIKYSKTNKINLVAKLNPSVTQGFRSKEDEFEFNKDAGMYVCKAGHLAIRKARTGKKNTGTNQVDTYYFDIDKCKRCPLREGCYKEGAKSKTYSVSLKSTEHLDQAEFQESEYFKQKSKERYKIEAKNSELKHRHGYDVATSSGLIGMEMQGAMAIFTVNLKRILKLKGQQ comes from the coding sequence ATGATGTCAATGCAACAATCAATCAAACTAAGTCCTTATATGGGTCTCTATGACCTTATCGTGCCAAAGGATAATATGTTGCGTCAGATTAATGATCTGGTTGACTTTACCTTTGTTTATGAAGAGCTCAAGGATAAGTATTGCCTTGATAACGGCAGGAACGCAATCGATCCCATTCGCATGTTCAAATATCTATTATTAAAAACCATCCATGACCTTTCGGACGTGGATATTGTTGATCGTTCGAAGTATGATATGTCGTTCAAATATTTTCTGGATATGACTCCAGAAGAGGAAGTTATAGACCCGAGCTCCCTGACCAAATTCCGTAAATTGAGGTTAAAGGATATTAACCTCCTGGATCTGCTTATTAATAAAACGGTGGAGATTGCTTTAGAAAAAGAGATCATCAAAAGCAAATCCATTATTGTCGATGCCACTCATACAAAAGCCCGTTATAATCAGATGAAACCGAAAGAAGTTCTGATGGAGCGTTCCAAGAAGCTAAGGAAGGCAATTTACCAAATCGATGAATCCATGAAATCCAAATTTCCTTCCAAGACAAAGACTGATGTGTTGGAGGATGAAATTGCCTATTCACAGAAACTCATTGAAGTGATTGAAAAGGAAGAGACCCTGATTCAATACCCGGTAGTAAAAGAACAGCTTAACTTATTGAAAGAGACGGTCGCAGATGACCTTGAACAGATCAAATGCTCAAAGGATCATGATGCGAAAGTGGGACACAAGACGGCAGATTCCTCTTTCTTTGGATACAAGACCCACCTGGCAATGAGCGAGGAACGAATCATAACGGCAGCTGTCATTACGACAGGCGAGAAAAACGATGGCAAGCAACTTCAAACTCTTATTGAGAAAAGCGAAGACGCAGGTATACAGGTTGAGACTGTGATCGGCGATGCGGCGTATTCAGAAAAAGACAATATTAAGTACAGTAAAACAAACAAAATAAACTTGGTCGCAAAATTGAATCCAAGTGTTACCCAGGGATTCCGCTCAAAGGAAGACGAATTCGAATTTAATAAGGACGCTGGGATGTATGTCTGTAAAGCAGGACACCTCGCAATCAGAAAGGCTCGAACCGGAAAGAAAAACACTGGAACGAACCAGGTAGATACCTATTATTTTGATATTGATAAGTGCAAGCGTTGCCCCTTAAGGGAAGGCTGTTATAAAGAAGGTGCGAAAAGTAAGACGTATTCTGTTTCCTTGAAGTCAACTGAACACCTAGACCAGGCAGAGTTTCAGGAAAGTGAATACTTTAAGCAGAAGTCCAAGGAGCGCTATAAGATTGAAGCGAAGAATAGCGAGTTGAAACACAGACACGGGTATGATGTAGCCACATCCTCGGGTCTAATTGGCATGGAAATGCAAGGCGCCATGGCCATTTTCACGGTCAATTTAAAAAGAATTTTAAAACTGAAAGGGCAACAATAG
- a CDS encoding ABC transporter ATP-binding protein, producing MEVLEVVQLTKRFKEFEAVKDVSFSVKKGESFGLLGPNGAGKTTTIQMISGLFPPSSGGIRIAGIDMVRQPKQGQGLLGIVPQEIALYQQMSARENLSFWGRMYGLSGSHLQERIKEVLDIIGLTDRAGEKVETFSGGMKRRVNIGAAILHNPELLIMDEPTVGIDPQSRSHILDTVKRLNAEGMTVIYTSHYMEEVEYLCEKIGIMDQGEFIVSGTISELRETIGDRSRIVMNFSGAAKLENLKMALAPSIPEHDLSINHDELAIFHKEPQKVLSELIQTVTGAGFEITSVEVVEPNLESVFLHLTGRSLRD from the coding sequence ATGGAAGTCTTGGAAGTAGTGCAATTGACTAAGAGGTTTAAAGAGTTCGAAGCAGTCAAAGATGTTTCTTTTTCCGTAAAGAAGGGTGAATCATTTGGTCTTCTTGGACCCAATGGTGCAGGAAAGACGACCACGATCCAAATGATTTCAGGTTTATTCCCTCCGAGTTCAGGAGGTATTCGTATTGCAGGCATTGATATGGTCAGACAGCCAAAGCAGGGGCAAGGGCTTTTAGGGATTGTTCCGCAGGAGATTGCTCTCTACCAACAGATGAGTGCGAGGGAAAACCTGTCATTCTGGGGCAGAATGTATGGTTTAAGCGGCAGCCATTTGCAAGAAAGGATTAAAGAGGTGCTTGATATCATTGGTTTGACTGACCGGGCCGGGGAAAAAGTCGAGACGTTTTCCGGTGGAATGAAGAGAAGAGTAAACATAGGTGCTGCGATTTTACATAACCCGGAGTTACTGATTATGGATGAACCGACAGTTGGGATTGATCCTCAATCCCGTAGCCATATTCTTGATACGGTAAAAAGGCTAAATGCAGAAGGGATGACGGTCATCTATACAAGTCACTATATGGAGGAAGTTGAGTATCTTTGTGAAAAGATCGGCATTATGGATCAGGGAGAATTCATCGTATCAGGAACCATTTCAGAGTTAAGAGAGACAATCGGTGATCGCTCACGTATTGTCATGAACTTTTCCGGAGCAGCCAAGCTTGAGAACCTAAAAATGGCATTAGCTCCATCGATCCCTGAACATGATCTGTCAATAAATCATGATGAATTGGCGATTTTTCACAAAGAACCACAAAAAGTTCTTAGTGAATTGATTCAGACCGTCACGGGTGCCGGCTTTGAAATCACATCAGTAGAAGTCGTGGAACCGAACCTTGAGAGTGTGTTCCTCCATCTTACTGGCCGAAGTCTAAGGGATTAA
- a CDS encoding ABC transporter permease: MGFWWLALKDTILMARDRKALLTLVLMPILLIGILGAAFGNMMDEEEAPSIKKFKVGIVNHDQGQLGSVLSQEVFMTGLPELISAKEMTEKELDDHLQQQVISVGIIIPQDFSDHIISGEESDVHVVSIPSASIQSSIVENVVLQFTQAAAVNVIAMEVAGPAGNSETLPAMSAADYDVVEEVAVEQDQKPVGSFQYYAAGMGVMFLLMTVITGVSAMIDEKEQDVYNRLLVTKLSNQQYLIGKFIGLLFMSSIQFLIIILGTHYLYHVRWGDSITGVLIVGFAFVFSVSGLGVLLGALVKKEKTFNAAGMLATQIMAAVGGSMVPLYIFPDWVNTVVKVLPNALALQTFLELMSGAGAGKVWLEASILIAIGLGSLLIAFLSLSARRRASHA; this comes from the coding sequence ATGGGGTTTTGGTGGCTGGCGTTAAAAGATACCATTCTCATGGCAAGGGACCGGAAAGCACTGCTGACACTCGTTCTCATGCCAATCTTATTGATCGGAATCCTTGGTGCAGCGTTTGGTAATATGATGGATGAAGAAGAAGCACCCTCCATAAAAAAATTCAAGGTCGGTATTGTTAACCATGATCAAGGTCAATTAGGGAGTGTGTTGTCTCAAGAGGTGTTCATGACAGGCCTTCCAGAGCTGATTTCTGCAAAGGAGATGACGGAAAAGGAGCTTGATGATCATTTGCAGCAGCAGGTAATTTCCGTAGGAATCATCATTCCCCAGGATTTTTCTGATCATATCATTTCGGGTGAAGAGTCTGATGTGCACGTCGTCTCCATTCCGTCGGCATCTATTCAATCATCGATCGTCGAGAATGTCGTGCTTCAATTCACTCAGGCAGCAGCTGTGAATGTAATAGCCATGGAGGTTGCTGGTCCAGCCGGCAACAGCGAAACTCTTCCTGCTATGTCGGCAGCTGATTATGACGTTGTCGAAGAAGTGGCGGTAGAACAAGATCAAAAACCAGTGGGGTCATTCCAGTATTATGCTGCTGGCATGGGTGTCATGTTTTTACTGATGACGGTTATTACCGGAGTAAGCGCAATGATTGATGAAAAGGAACAAGATGTATACAACCGTCTGCTGGTTACCAAACTGTCGAATCAGCAATACTTAATCGGCAAGTTTATTGGCTTACTGTTTATGTCGTCAATTCAATTTCTCATTATCATTCTTGGAACACATTATCTTTATCATGTCCGTTGGGGAGATTCTATCACAGGTGTCTTGATAGTCGGCTTTGCTTTTGTTTTTAGCGTGTCCGGGCTAGGGGTTCTCCTGGGTGCCCTTGTCAAAAAGGAGAAAACCTTCAATGCGGCCGGAATGCTGGCAACTCAAATAATGGCAGCTGTCGGCGGGAGCATGGTCCCCTTGTATATTTTTCCCGATTGGGTCAATACGGTCGTGAAAGTCCTTCCCAATGCCCTTGCCCTCCAAACATTCCTGGAGTTGATGTCAGGTGCAGGAGCGGGGAAAGTTTGGCTTGAAGCAAGCATTTTAATTGCAATTGGTCTTGGGTCACTCCTCATTGCGTTTTTATCGCTGTCGGCAAGAAGGAGGGCTTCGCATGCGTAA
- the mutS gene encoding DNA mismatch repair protein MutS codes for MATYTPMIKQYLQVKADYQDAFLFFRLGDFYEMFFEDALKASQELEITLTSREGGGEERIPMCGVPYHSAPNYIEQLINKGYKVAICEQTEDPKTAKGVVKREVVQLITPGTVMEGRGLLEKENNFIATVSVFDGNIYGFACSDLSTGESRATLINGSIEDLINELSISGAKEVVIESSLSPEIQKKLKERSILALSIEDNIKVNENFSLLFADLENEQLKNTASRLFNYLYRTQKRSLDHLQKVSVYKVQQYMKIDYFSKRNLELTETIRSTAKKGTLLWLLDETMTAMGGRMLKQWINRPLIDKGEISRRQELVQLFVGQFFERQELREKLKEVYDLERLAGRVAFGNLNPRDLMQLKRSLLQVPALKHILESLPHEEAAIMADRLDPCEEAADLLEQAIVDNPPISVKEGNIIRDGYDHQLDQYRDASRNGKTWIAMLERDEREKTGIKSLKVGYNRVFGYYIEVTKANLHLLQEGQYERKQTLSNAERFITPELKEKEDLILAAEEKSVELEYQLFTGIRERIKEFIPRLQGLARALSELDVILGFAELSEQRHYVRPEFSADRKIVLKDGRHPVVEKVMDAQEYVPNDCFMDNDREVLLITGPNMSGKSTYMRQVALTAIMAQIGCFVPAAEAVMPIFDQVFTRIGAADDLVSGQSTFMVEMLEAKNAITNATKDSLILFDEIGRGTSTYDGMALAQAMIEYIHDKISAKTLFSTHYHEMTSLENDLGKLKNVHVSAVEQNGKVVFLHKIREGAADKSYGIHVAQLAELPADLIERAAEILQILEQTDTQVSSALNRQESISSVREALHNEQEKQSMLQAAETAAAAQLSFFDEEPEQKKASVANKKEKQVLDQLVGLEILDMTPLQAMNMLYELQKKLKK; via the coding sequence ATGGCTACATATACCCCTATGATCAAGCAATACCTGCAAGTAAAGGCGGATTACCAGGATGCCTTTTTATTTTTTCGTTTGGGCGATTTTTATGAAATGTTCTTCGAGGATGCGTTAAAGGCATCCCAGGAGCTTGAGATTACACTGACAAGCAGAGAGGGCGGCGGTGAGGAACGGATTCCGATGTGCGGTGTTCCTTACCATTCAGCTCCCAACTATATTGAGCAATTGATCAACAAAGGCTATAAAGTCGCGATATGTGAACAAACCGAAGATCCCAAGACGGCAAAAGGTGTCGTTAAGCGGGAAGTTGTCCAGCTAATCACTCCGGGAACAGTGATGGAGGGACGAGGGCTTTTAGAAAAAGAAAATAATTTTATCGCTACTGTCTCGGTTTTTGATGGAAACATTTATGGGTTTGCCTGCAGCGACCTGTCCACAGGGGAAAGCAGGGCTACGCTCATAAACGGCAGCATCGAAGATCTTATTAACGAATTATCAATTTCAGGCGCAAAGGAAGTTGTCATTGAAAGCTCGCTTTCTCCGGAAATCCAGAAAAAGCTGAAGGAGCGGTCTATTCTTGCCCTTTCAATTGAGGACAACATCAAAGTGAATGAAAATTTCTCGTTGCTATTTGCGGACCTCGAGAATGAACAGTTAAAAAACACAGCTTCAAGATTATTCAATTACTTATACAGAACTCAGAAGCGCAGCCTGGACCATCTGCAAAAGGTATCGGTCTACAAGGTCCAGCAGTATATGAAAATTGATTATTTTTCGAAGCGCAATCTTGAATTGACAGAGACAATACGATCGACAGCAAAAAAAGGAACACTTCTATGGCTGCTTGATGAGACAATGACCGCAATGGGCGGCAGGATGCTGAAGCAATGGATTAACAGGCCTTTGATTGATAAAGGAGAAATCAGCCGCCGCCAGGAATTGGTCCAGCTTTTTGTCGGACAGTTTTTTGAACGCCAGGAACTAAGGGAGAAATTGAAAGAGGTTTATGATCTCGAGCGCCTGGCTGGCAGGGTTGCTTTTGGAAATTTGAATCCAAGGGACTTGATGCAGCTAAAAAGATCTTTATTACAGGTACCAGCTTTAAAACATATTTTGGAGAGCCTTCCCCATGAAGAGGCTGCCATCATGGCAGATAGACTTGACCCTTGCGAGGAGGCAGCCGATCTGCTTGAACAGGCAATCGTAGATAACCCTCCTATTTCTGTGAAGGAAGGGAATATCATCCGGGATGGCTATGATCATCAGCTAGACCAATACCGAGATGCCAGCAGGAATGGGAAAACGTGGATTGCCATGCTGGAACGGGACGAGCGTGAGAAAACAGGGATAAAGTCCTTAAAGGTTGGCTACAACAGGGTGTTTGGCTACTATATCGAAGTAACGAAGGCGAATCTGCATCTTCTTCAGGAAGGCCAATATGAGCGGAAGCAGACTTTATCGAATGCCGAGCGCTTTATCACACCTGAGCTTAAGGAAAAGGAAGACTTGATCCTTGCGGCCGAGGAAAAAAGCGTCGAGCTAGAATACCAGCTGTTTACCGGAATCCGCGAAAGGATTAAAGAATTTATTCCTAGATTGCAAGGGCTTGCCAGAGCATTGAGTGAGCTGGATGTCATTCTAGGCTTTGCAGAGCTAAGTGAACAGCGCCACTATGTAAGACCTGAGTTCTCGGCGGATAGGAAAATCGTCTTGAAGGATGGCCGCCACCCAGTTGTCGAAAAAGTGATGGATGCACAGGAATATGTGCCAAACGATTGCTTTATGGACAATGACCGAGAAGTTTTGCTTATTACTGGACCAAATATGTCTGGTAAAAGCACATATATGCGCCAGGTTGCCCTGACGGCGATCATGGCACAAATCGGCTGTTTTGTGCCTGCGGCGGAGGCTGTTATGCCGATATTCGACCAGGTTTTCACCAGGATTGGGGCGGCAGATGATCTTGTTTCGGGACAAAGTACTTTCATGGTAGAAATGCTAGAGGCAAAGAATGCTATAACCAATGCGACGAAGGACAGCTTGATTCTTTTTGATGAAATCGGCCGCGGCACCTCCACTTACGATGGAATGGCACTTGCCCAGGCGATGATAGAATATATTCATGATAAAATTAGCGCAAAGACGCTGTTTTCGACTCACTATCATGAAATGACTTCACTGGAAAATGATTTGGGTAAATTGAAGAATGTGCATGTCAGCGCTGTTGAGCAGAATGGAAAGGTCGTTTTTCTTCACAAAATCAGGGAAGGTGCAGCGGATAAGAGTTACGGCATCCATGTTGCCCAGCTTGCTGAATTGCCGGCAGACCTGATCGAACGCGCTGCTGAAATCCTGCAAATACTTGAACAAACGGACACGCAGGTTTCATCAGCACTTAATCGTCAGGAGAGTATCAGCTCTGTACGGGAAGCTTTGCACAATGAGCAAGAGAAACAAAGCATGCTTCAGGCGGCAGAAACAGCAGCCGCGGCTCAGCTATCATTTTTTGATGAAGAGCCTGAACAGAAGAAAGCTAGTGTTGCAAACAAGAAGGAAAAACAAGTTCTTGACCAATTAGTCGGCCTGGAAATCCTTGATATGACTCCTTTGCAGGCCATGAATATGCTTTATGAGCTGCAAAAAAAGCTGAAGAAGTAA